A region from the Pseudomonadota bacterium genome encodes:
- the rimM gene encoding 16S rRNA processing protein RimM, giving the protein MAEAARLLVGEIVGAQGIGGLLRVRSFTQEPADLLAYGPVIAEPDGKPIELRLERVAKGGVVIARAPGVTDRNAAERLRGVKLFLERGQLPVAGEDEFYHADLIGLTVELASGERLGVVSAVQDFGAGALLEVRHASGSTLLPFTRAVVPAVDLALRRIVVEPPPGLLPAERSGSGG; this is encoded by the coding sequence ATGGCTGAAGCGGCAAGGCTCCTGGTCGGCGAGATCGTCGGTGCGCAAGGCATCGGCGGGCTCTTGCGCGTCCGCAGCTTCACCCAGGAGCCTGCCGACCTCCTCGCCTATGGCCCGGTCATCGCCGAGCCCGACGGCAAGCCGATCGAGCTCCGGCTGGAACGGGTGGCCAAGGGCGGGGTGGTGATCGCCCGGGCGCCCGGCGTCACCGACCGCAATGCGGCCGAGCGCCTGCGCGGGGTCAAGCTCTTCCTCGAACGCGGCCAGCTACCGGTGGCGGGGGAGGACGAGTTCTACCACGCCGATCTCATCGGGCTCACGGTCGAGCTTGCCAGCGGCGAGCGGCTGGGGGTGGTGAGCGCCGTGCAGGATTTCGGCGCCGGCGCCCTCCTCGAGGTCAGGCACGCAAGCGGCAGCACCTTGTTGCCGTTCACCCGCGCCGTGGTGCCGGCGGTGGACCTGGCCCTCCGGCGGATCGTGGTCGAGCCGCCGCCCGGTCTGTTGCCGGCCGAGCGCAGCGGCTCGGGGGGCTGA
- the leuD gene encoding 3-isopropylmalate dehydratase small subunit, whose amino-acid sequence MQKFTELTGIAAPLPMINVDTDRIIPKQYLKTIERTGLGKYLFDELRRDLEGNENPDFVLNKPAYRKAEVLVAGANFGCGSSREHAPWALLDFGIRCVIASSFADIFYNNCFKNGILPLALPQAEVDKLMADAEKGANARLTIDLAKQEITRPNGEVIRFELDPFRKHCLLNGLDDIGLTMAKAPSIDNFEAKQRASQPWLAPRG is encoded by the coding sequence ATGCAGAAATTCACCGAGCTCACCGGTATCGCCGCCCCCCTGCCGATGATCAACGTCGACACCGACCGGATCATCCCCAAGCAATACCTGAAGACGATCGAGCGCACCGGGCTCGGCAAGTATCTCTTCGACGAGCTCCGGCGCGACCTCGAGGGCAATGAGAACCCGGACTTCGTCCTGAACAAGCCCGCCTATCGCAAGGCGGAGGTCCTGGTTGCCGGCGCCAATTTCGGCTGCGGCTCCAGCCGCGAGCATGCGCCTTGGGCCTTGCTTGATTTCGGCATCCGCTGCGTCATCGCCTCCAGCTTCGCCGACATCTTCTATAACAACTGCTTCAAGAACGGCATCCTGCCGCTGGCCTTGCCCCAGGCGGAGGTCGACAAGCTGATGGCGGATGCCGAGAAGGGCGCCAACGCCAGGCTCACCATCGATCTCGCCAAGCAGGAGATCACCCGGCCCAACGGCGAGGTGATCCGCTTCGAGCTGGATCCGTTTCGCAAGCACTGCCTGTTGAACGGCCTCGATGACATCGGCCTCACCATGGCGAAGGCGCCGTCCATCGACAACTTCGAGGCAAAGCAGCGCGCAAGCCAGCCCTGGCTGGCGCCGCGCGGCTGA
- the ftsY gene encoding signal recognition particle-docking protein FtsY: protein MGGGNRVVTGWLARLKTGLGKTAARLGGGIADLVTKRRLDQAMLDELEELLIQADLGVEAAGRLIEDLKQNRFDKEVTPDEVRRLFAEDIARLLAPVQRPLTVDPRHRPHVVLIVGVNGSGKTTTLGKLAALMAGEGRRVMVAACDTFRAAAIEQLAIWCSRAGVPVVTGAPGADAAGVAFEALERAQREGIDVLLIDTAGRLHNKAGLMAELDKLIRVLKKRDPSAPHDTLLVLDATIGQNAHQQVEVFRAVAQVSGLAVTKLDGTAKGGVLVALAQRFGLPVHWIGIGEGLEDLRPFEAGPFARGLMGLEAESHT, encoded by the coding sequence ATCGGAGGCGGGAATCGCGTCGTGACCGGGTGGTTGGCGCGGCTCAAGACCGGTCTCGGCAAGACCGCTGCCCGGCTCGGCGGCGGCATTGCCGATCTCGTCACCAAGCGCCGCCTCGACCAGGCGATGCTGGACGAGCTCGAGGAGCTGCTGATCCAGGCCGATCTCGGCGTCGAGGCCGCCGGCCGGCTGATCGAGGATCTGAAGCAGAACCGGTTCGACAAGGAAGTGACGCCCGACGAGGTGCGTCGGCTCTTTGCCGAGGACATCGCCCGGCTGCTGGCTCCGGTCCAGCGTCCGCTCACCGTCGATCCCCGGCACCGCCCGCATGTGGTGCTGATCGTCGGCGTCAACGGCAGCGGCAAGACGACGACCTTGGGCAAGCTCGCCGCGCTGATGGCGGGCGAGGGGCGGCGCGTCATGGTGGCGGCCTGCGATACCTTCCGCGCCGCCGCCATCGAGCAGCTCGCCATCTGGTGCAGCCGTGCCGGCGTGCCGGTGGTCACCGGCGCGCCAGGGGCCGATGCGGCCGGCGTCGCCTTCGAGGCGCTCGAGCGGGCGCAGCGAGAGGGCATCGATGTGCTGCTGATCGACACCGCCGGCCGGCTGCACAACAAGGCGGGATTGATGGCCGAGCTGGACAAGCTCATCCGGGTTCTGAAGAAGCGCGATCCTTCCGCTCCGCACGACACGCTGCTGGTCCTCGATGCCACCATCGGCCAGAACGCGCATCAGCAGGTGGAGGTCTTCCGTGCGGTCGCCCAGGTGAGCGGGCTTGCGGTGACCAAGCTCGACGGCACCGCCAAGGGCGGCGTGCTGGTGGCCTTGGCCCAGCGCTTCGGCTTGCCGGTACACTGGATCGGCATCGGCGAGGGGCTTGAGGATCTTCGTCCGTTCGAGGCGGGGCCGTTCGCCCGCGGGCTCATGGGCTTGGAGGCGGAGAGCCACACCTAG
- the trmD gene encoding tRNA (guanosine(37)-N1)-methyltransferase TrmD, with protein sequence MAWEVTVITLFPEMFPGPLAHSLAGKALASGLWRLETLDIREFASDKHRSVDDTPFGGGAGMVLRPDVVDAALAAAAGRRGPQAYLSPRGRRLDQERIRELASEPGVVLLCGRYEGIDERVLEARGLEEISLGDFVLSGGEPAAIALIDAVVRLLPGVIGAAEGLEEESFQAGLLEYPHYTRPRDWAGREVPEVLLSGHHDKIRAWRQGQAERMTAERRPDLWARYVASRDAKPGT encoded by the coding sequence ATGGCCTGGGAGGTAACCGTCATCACCCTCTTCCCGGAGATGTTTCCGGGGCCGCTCGCCCATAGCCTCGCCGGCAAGGCGCTGGCTTCCGGGTTATGGCGGCTTGAGACGCTGGACATCCGTGAGTTCGCAAGCGATAAACACCGCTCCGTCGACGACACCCCGTTCGGGGGCGGCGCCGGAATGGTGTTGCGGCCCGATGTGGTGGACGCGGCCCTGGCCGCGGCAGCGGGCCGGCGGGGCCCACAGGCCTACCTCTCGCCCAGGGGGCGTCGGCTCGATCAAGAGCGCATACGGGAGCTTGCCAGCGAGCCGGGGGTGGTCTTGCTGTGCGGCCGCTACGAGGGGATCGACGAGCGCGTCCTGGAGGCGCGCGGACTGGAGGAGATAAGCCTCGGCGATTTCGTCTTGTCCGGCGGCGAGCCGGCGGCGATCGCCCTGATCGATGCCGTGGTGCGGCTGCTGCCGGGGGTCATCGGCGCCGCCGAAGGGCTCGAAGAGGAGAGTTTCCAAGCGGGTCTGCTCGAGTACCCGCACTATACCAGGCCCCGCGATTGGGCCGGCCGCGAGGTGCCCGAGGTGCTGCTTTCCGGGCACCACGACAAGATTCGAGCCTGGCGGCAGGGCCAGGCGGAGCGGATGACGGCGGAACGGCGCCCCGATCTATGGGCGCGCTATGTCGCCAGCCGGGATGCGAAGCCCGGAACGTGA
- the rpsP gene encoding 30S ribosomal protein S16: MALKIRLARGGAKKRPHYSIVVAPSTSPRDGRFLEKVGTYNPMVPKDHPQRLTLKEERIKHWLSHGALPTERVARFLGEAKLGPMPAIRETPEKSKPRKKSLERQAAAAGAAPAAAPGETPAS, translated from the coding sequence ATGGCATTGAAGATCAGACTGGCTCGCGGCGGCGCCAAGAAGCGGCCGCACTATTCGATCGTGGTCGCTCCCTCGACCAGCCCGCGCGACGGGCGCTTCCTGGAGAAGGTGGGCACCTACAACCCGATGGTGCCCAAGGACCACCCGCAGCGGCTGACCTTGAAGGAGGAGCGTATCAAGCATTGGCTCTCCCACGGGGCATTGCCGACCGAGCGGGTGGCACGGTTCCTCGGCGAAGCGAAGCTCGGGCCGATGCCGGCGATCCGCGAGACGCCGGAGAAGTCGAAGCCGCGCAAGAAGAGCCTCGAGCGTCAGGCAGCGGCGGCCGGCGCGGCGCCGGCGGCGGCTCCGGGCGAGACGCCGGCCAGCTGA
- the rplS gene encoding 50S ribosomal protein L19, which translates to MNLLQTLEHEQVEKLKAKRAVPDFAPGDTLRVNVKVIEGTRERVQAYEGVCIARSNAGLNSSFTVRKISYGEGVERVFPLYSTMIAGIEVVRRGKVRRAKLYYLRGRTGKSARITERQARQGGEAEDAGAEAAGESAPAQS; encoded by the coding sequence ATGAATCTGTTGCAGACGCTCGAACACGAGCAGGTCGAGAAGCTGAAAGCCAAGCGCGCGGTGCCGGATTTCGCCCCGGGCGACACGCTCCGCGTCAACGTCAAGGTGATCGAGGGCACGCGCGAGCGGGTGCAGGCCTATGAGGGCGTATGCATCGCACGCTCGAATGCCGGCCTCAACTCCTCCTTCACCGTGCGCAAGATCTCCTACGGCGAGGGCGTGGAGCGGGTCTTTCCGCTCTACTCCACCATGATCGCCGGCATCGAGGTGGTTCGTCGCGGCAAAGTGCGGCGGGCGAAGCTCTATTACCTCCGCGGCCGCACCGGCAAGTCGGCGCGCATCACCGAGCGCCAGGCACGCCAGGGCGGAGAGGCCGAGGACGCCGGCGCCGAGGCTGCCGGCGAGAGCGCGCCAGCCCAGTCCTGA
- a CDS encoding VOC family protein, producing MLQHISFGVADLQRSAAFYDAVLKPLGYARVMEFDTAVGFGEPSRPMFWLNAVGPTNAPMPVPPGTHLAFGAASRASVDAFHAAALGAGGGDNGPPGLRPHYHANYYAAFVIDPDGHRIEAVCHRPV from the coding sequence ATGCTCCAGCACATATCCTTCGGCGTCGCCGATTTGCAGCGAAGTGCGGCCTTCTACGATGCCGTGCTGAAGCCCTTGGGCTATGCCCGGGTGATGGAATTCGATACCGCGGTCGGCTTTGGCGAGCCGTCTCGGCCGATGTTCTGGCTGAACGCGGTCGGGCCGACGAACGCGCCGATGCCGGTGCCGCCCGGAACCCACCTCGCCTTCGGCGCCGCCTCCCGGGCATCCGTCGATGCCTTCCATGCTGCCGCGCTGGGCGCCGGCGGCGGCGACAACGGGCCGCCCGGGCTTCGCCCGCACTACCATGCCAACTACTACGCCGCCTTCGTCATCGACCCCGATGGCCATCGCATCGAGGCTGTCTGTCATCGACCCGTTTAA
- the ffh gene encoding signal recognition particle protein, with translation MFDSLAGRLGQVFDRLKRRGALSEVDVTAALREVRVALLEADVALPVVKIFVDGVREEAVGQAVLRSVTPGQMVVKIVHDHLVRLLGHEASELRLAAVPPVPILIMGLQGSGKTTTTAKLARRLQTREKKRVLMASLDVYRPAAQEQLAQLGRQAEIATLPVVAGESPVEIARRAVAMGRLEGYDVVLLDTAGRLHVDDALMQEVAAVRDAVRPTETLLVADAMTGQDAVNLARSFQERIGVTGIVLTRVDGDARGGAALSMRQATGAPIKFIGVGEKLDAIEEFHPDRIAGRILGMGDVVSLVEKAAETIDREEAEKLALKVQKGSFDLDDMASQLRQLRKMGGLGGVMGMLPGIAKIKDQLAGAKIDDTMVKRQEAIISSMTRAERRDVRLLNGSRKRRIASGSGTSVPEVNRLVKQYQDMSRMMKQVSKLGQKGLMRHGLKGLFGRG, from the coding sequence GTGTTCGACAGCTTAGCCGGCCGGTTGGGTCAAGTATTCGACCGTTTGAAGCGCCGCGGCGCCTTGAGCGAGGTCGACGTCACCGCCGCGCTGCGCGAGGTCAGGGTGGCCCTCCTCGAGGCCGACGTGGCCTTGCCGGTGGTGAAGATCTTCGTCGACGGCGTGCGCGAGGAGGCGGTCGGCCAGGCCGTGCTGCGCTCGGTGACGCCGGGTCAGATGGTGGTCAAGATCGTGCACGATCATCTGGTGCGGCTCTTGGGCCACGAGGCCAGCGAGCTCCGGCTGGCGGCGGTTCCCCCGGTGCCGATCCTGATCATGGGGCTGCAAGGCTCGGGCAAGACCACCACCACGGCCAAGCTCGCCCGCCGCCTCCAGACCCGCGAGAAGAAGCGGGTGCTGATGGCCTCCCTCGACGTTTATCGGCCGGCGGCCCAGGAGCAGCTGGCCCAGCTCGGGCGCCAAGCCGAGATCGCCACCCTGCCGGTAGTAGCGGGCGAATCGCCGGTCGAGATCGCGCGGCGCGCCGTCGCCATGGGTCGGCTCGAGGGCTATGACGTGGTGCTCTTGGACACCGCCGGGCGCCTGCATGTGGACGACGCCTTGATGCAGGAGGTCGCCGCGGTGCGCGACGCGGTCAGGCCGACGGAGACGCTGCTCGTCGCCGATGCCATGACCGGCCAGGACGCGGTCAACCTTGCCCGGAGCTTTCAGGAGCGCATCGGAGTGACGGGCATCGTGCTGACCCGGGTCGACGGCGATGCTCGCGGCGGTGCGGCGCTCTCGATGCGTCAGGCGACCGGCGCGCCGATCAAGTTCATCGGCGTGGGCGAGAAGCTGGATGCGATCGAGGAATTCCATCCCGATCGCATCGCGGGGCGCATCCTCGGCATGGGCGATGTCGTCAGCCTGGTGGAAAAGGCCGCCGAGACGATCGACCGCGAGGAAGCGGAGAAGCTCGCCCTCAAGGTGCAGAAGGGCAGCTTCGATCTCGACGACATGGCAAGCCAGCTCCGCCAGCTGCGCAAGATGGGCGGACTCGGCGGTGTCATGGGGATGCTGCCCGGCATCGCCAAGATCAAGGATCAGCTCGCCGGCGCCAAGATCGACGACACCATGGTCAAGCGTCAGGAGGCGATCATCTCCTCGATGACCCGGGCGGAACGCCGCGATGTGCGGCTGTTGAACGGCAGCCGCAAGCGCCGCATCGCCTCTGGATCGGGCACCAGCGTGCCCGAAGTCAACCGCCTGGTGAAGCAGTACCAGGACATGAGCCGGATGATGAAGCAGGTCTCGAAGCTGGGGCAGAAAGGCCTGATGCGCCATGGGCTCAAGGGCCTGTTCGGGCGCGGATGA
- a CDS encoding diaminopimelate epimerase has product MDGLPFIKMHGLGNDFVVVDARQRAFALDPGAARRIADRHTGVGCDQLIVIEPARANLADAFMRIVNADGGEVEACGNATRCVADLIMREKSVGHVVIETGVGLLDAEAAADGLVSVDMGPARFDWRDIPLATAADPLHLEVTVGPLKDGVAVNIGNPHAVFFVADAQAIDLAAFGPVIERHTLFPERTNVEVVQALGADRLRMRVWERGVGITRACGTGACAAVVAASRRGMVPRRAEVVLDGGVLAISWERDNHVIMTGPVAVSFTGTLAPDMVGRAAP; this is encoded by the coding sequence ATGGATGGGCTGCCTTTCATCAAGATGCACGGCCTCGGCAACGACTTCGTCGTCGTCGATGCGCGTCAGCGCGCCTTCGCGCTCGATCCCGGGGCGGCACGCCGGATCGCCGACCGCCATACCGGCGTCGGCTGCGACCAGCTCATCGTGATCGAGCCGGCGCGCGCCAATCTCGCCGACGCCTTCATGCGCATCGTCAATGCCGATGGCGGCGAGGTCGAGGCCTGCGGCAACGCGACGCGCTGCGTGGCCGACCTCATCATGCGCGAGAAGTCGGTCGGTCACGTCGTCATCGAGACCGGGGTCGGCCTCCTGGACGCGGAAGCGGCCGCCGATGGGCTGGTCAGCGTCGATATGGGGCCGGCCCGGTTCGATTGGCGCGACATCCCCTTGGCGACGGCCGCCGACCCTTTGCATCTCGAGGTGACGGTAGGGCCGCTCAAGGACGGGGTCGCGGTCAACATCGGCAACCCGCACGCGGTCTTCTTCGTCGCCGATGCGCAAGCGATTGATCTCGCCGCCTTCGGGCCGGTCATCGAGCGCCACACGCTGTTTCCCGAGCGCACCAATGTCGAAGTGGTGCAGGCGCTGGGCGCGGACCGGCTGCGCATGCGCGTTTGGGAGCGCGGCGTCGGCATCACGCGCGCCTGCGGCACCGGGGCTTGCGCCGCGGTCGTCGCCGCCAGCCGGCGCGGGATGGTGCCGCGGCGCGCCGAGGTGGTGCTCGACGGCGGCGTGCTCGCGATAAGCTGGGAGCGCGACAATCACGTGATCATGACCGGCCCGGTCGCCGTCAGCTTCACCGGCACGCTGGCGCCCGACATGGTCGGGCGAGCCGCGCCATGA
- a CDS encoding peptidase C45 gives MLKRFVFASEDRPDRAWLARFAAGRNEAERWYLGGGLAAPPTAAECRAALRRHMPELMPHYDRVCDLVGDDDLAHRILSHYRPPPVIGGCSQAVWLGDDGPALVRNYDFPLDIVSDGFEATAWSGRTVVAKAQRPWGGCIDGMNEDGLVASLTFGGSRAQGRGFSIILILRYVLETCRRVDEAITALSRIPIGLSQNVTLLDRSGAYATLFLGPDRAPAVTAEPLCTNHQEQVVWPEHAAMCRTIERRDALQHRLAEPGMTLVRLVECFLEPPLYSRRAASPTVYTAVYRPTEGRVDYLWPGKTFCQRIDRFEPGEYTHDYGALIP, from the coding sequence ATGCTGAAGCGCTTCGTCTTCGCCAGCGAGGATCGGCCGGACAGGGCCTGGCTGGCGCGCTTCGCCGCCGGCCGAAATGAAGCCGAGCGCTGGTATCTGGGGGGAGGCCTGGCGGCCCCGCCGACCGCCGCCGAATGCCGAGCCGCGCTCCGCCGCCACATGCCGGAGCTGATGCCGCATTATGATCGGGTCTGCGATCTGGTCGGCGACGACGATCTGGCCCACCGCATACTGAGCCATTACCGGCCGCCGCCGGTCATCGGCGGCTGCAGCCAGGCGGTCTGGCTCGGGGACGACGGCCCGGCGCTGGTGCGCAACTATGACTTCCCGCTCGATATCGTCTCCGATGGCTTCGAGGCGACCGCATGGTCCGGGCGCACAGTGGTCGCCAAGGCGCAGAGGCCCTGGGGCGGTTGTATCGACGGCATGAACGAGGACGGTCTGGTCGCAAGCCTGACGTTCGGCGGGAGTCGGGCTCAAGGCCGCGGGTTCTCGATCATCCTGATATTGCGCTATGTGCTCGAGACCTGTCGCCGGGTGGACGAGGCGATCACGGCGCTCAGCCGGATTCCGATCGGGCTGTCGCAGAACGTGACCTTGCTCGACCGGTCGGGCGCCTACGCGACCCTGTTCCTCGGACCCGACCGCGCGCCGGCGGTCACGGCCGAGCCGCTCTGCACCAACCATCAAGAGCAGGTGGTCTGGCCCGAGCATGCTGCGATGTGCCGGACGATCGAGCGCCGCGACGCACTTCAGCACCGGCTCGCCGAGCCCGGCATGACACTGGTTCGGCTGGTCGAATGCTTCCTTGAGCCGCCGCTCTACTCCCGCCGGGCCGCGTCCCCGACCGTCTATACCGCGGTCTACCGGCCAACCGAGGGGCGGGTCGACTATCTCTGGCCCGGAAAAACCTTTTGCCAGCGTATCGACCGGTTCGAACCCGGTGAATACACGCACGACTATGGCGCGCTCATTCCATAA
- the mtaB gene encoding tRNA (N(6)-L-threonylcarbamoyladenosine(37)-C(2))-methylthiotransferase MtaB: protein MTLDVLTFGCRLNAYESEVMRGLAKEAGLANAVIVNTCAVTQEAERQACQAIRRARRLRPDARIIVTGCAAQIAPERYAAMPEVDRVLGNAEKLTLAGLADTAPLLVNDIASARETVVHLIDGLDGRTRAIVQVQQGCDHRCTFCVIPQGRGPSRSVALGPIVQQLRHLTERGCREVVLSGVDVTAYGADLPGRPSLGQMIRRVLAQVPDLPRLRLSSLDPVEVDDDLFRLIAEEPRLMPHLHLSLQAGNDLVLKRMKRRHTRAEAIQFCRRVRAVRPETAFGADLIAGFPTEDEGMFADTVALVEACDLAYLHVFPYSPRPGTPASRMPQTPQAIARERASRLRAAGRAALGRHLDRRVGSLAQVLVERDGFGRAEDFTPVMLKDVRPGEIATARLAHRSDEALQGERIPAANDAPSVEAIGSEAGIAS, encoded by the coding sequence ATGACCCTCGATGTTCTCACTTTCGGCTGCCGGCTCAATGCCTATGAGTCGGAGGTCATGCGCGGCTTGGCGAAGGAAGCCGGGCTCGCCAACGCCGTCATCGTCAACACCTGCGCGGTCACCCAGGAGGCCGAACGGCAGGCGTGCCAGGCGATCCGCCGCGCACGTCGCCTGCGCCCGGATGCCCGCATCATCGTCACCGGATGCGCCGCGCAGATCGCGCCGGAGCGCTACGCGGCGATGCCCGAGGTCGACCGGGTCCTGGGCAACGCCGAGAAGCTGACCCTCGCCGGCCTCGCCGACACGGCACCTCTGCTAGTCAACGACATCGCCAGCGCCCGCGAGACGGTAGTGCATCTCATCGACGGGCTCGACGGCCGCACTCGGGCGATCGTGCAGGTGCAGCAGGGCTGCGATCACCGCTGCACTTTCTGCGTGATCCCGCAGGGACGCGGGCCCAGCCGCTCGGTGGCGCTGGGACCGATCGTCCAGCAGCTCCGGCATCTGACCGAGCGAGGCTGCCGGGAGGTGGTGCTGAGCGGTGTCGACGTCACCGCCTATGGCGCCGATCTGCCGGGACGGCCGAGCCTGGGCCAGATGATCCGCCGCGTGCTGGCGCAGGTGCCCGACCTGCCCCGCCTCCGCTTGTCCTCGCTCGATCCGGTCGAGGTCGACGACGACCTCTTCCGGCTCATCGCCGAGGAGCCGCGGCTGATGCCGCATCTGCATCTGAGCTTGCAAGCCGGCAACGATCTCGTCTTGAAGCGCATGAAGCGCCGGCACACGCGCGCCGAGGCGATCCAGTTCTGCCGGCGGGTGCGCGCGGTGAGGCCGGAGACGGCGTTCGGCGCGGATCTGATCGCCGGGTTTCCGACCGAGGACGAGGGAATGTTCGCCGACACCGTGGCGCTGGTCGAGGCGTGCGATCTCGCCTACCTCCATGTCTTTCCCTATTCGCCCCGACCGGGCACACCGGCTTCGCGCATGCCGCAGACCCCTCAGGCGATCGCGCGCGAGCGCGCCTCCCGTCTGCGCGCGGCCGGTCGGGCGGCGCTGGGCCGCCATCTCGACCGTCGCGTTGGAAGCCTTGCCCAGGTGCTGGTCGAGCGCGATGGTTTCGGCCGGGCCGAGGATTTCACCCCGGTCATGCTGAAGGATGTCCGGCCGGGCGAGATCGCCACCGCTCGGCTCGCGCATCGCAGCGATGAGGCGCTCCAGGGCGAGCGCATACCGGCTGCCAACGACGCTCCTTCAGTCGAAGCGATCGGATCGGAGGCGGGAATCGCGTCGTGA
- the leuC gene encoding 3-isopropylmalate dehydratase large subunit: MAKPRTLFDKIWDSHLVDQQDDGTCLLYIDRHLVHEVTSPQAFEGLRLAGRKVRRADLTLAVADHNVPTSDRSHGIDDEESRIQVETLTANCREFGVPLFEMNDVRQGIVHIIGPEQGFTLPGTTIVCGDSHTATHGAFGALAFGIGTSEVEHVLATQTLVQQPAKNMRVTVEGDLPIGVTAKDLILAVIGMVGTAGGTGHVIEYAGDAVRKLSMEGRMTVCNMSIEAGARAGLIAPDETTFAYLEGRAMTPKAGAWETALAYWKTLPSDPSAAYAKEVRLAAKDVAPQVTWGTSPQDVLPITGSVPNPAAVADPAKRDAMERSLAYMGLAAGMRLKDVRIDKVFIGSCTNGRIEDLRAAAKIAEGRKVAAEVYAMIVPGSGLVKLQAEAEGLDRIFLAAGFDWREPGCSMCLAMNADKLEPGERCASTSNRNFEGRQGRGGRTHLMSPAMAVAAAVTGRLADVRELIS, encoded by the coding sequence ATGGCGAAGCCGCGCACGCTCTTCGACAAGATCTGGGACAGTCACCTCGTCGACCAGCAGGACGACGGCACCTGTCTTCTCTACATCGACCGCCACCTCGTGCATGAGGTGACCTCGCCGCAGGCATTCGAAGGCCTGCGCCTGGCCGGCCGCAAGGTCCGGCGCGCGGACCTGACCCTGGCCGTGGCCGATCACAACGTGCCGACCAGCGACCGCAGCCACGGCATCGACGACGAGGAGAGCCGCATCCAGGTCGAGACGCTGACCGCCAATTGCCGCGAGTTCGGCGTTCCCCTCTTCGAGATGAACGATGTGCGCCAGGGCATCGTGCACATCATCGGCCCGGAGCAGGGCTTCACCTTGCCCGGCACCACCATCGTTTGCGGCGACAGCCACACCGCCACCCACGGCGCCTTCGGCGCGCTTGCCTTCGGCATCGGCACCTCCGAGGTCGAGCATGTGCTGGCGACCCAGACGCTGGTGCAGCAACCGGCGAAGAACATGCGGGTCACCGTCGAGGGCGATTTGCCCATCGGCGTCACCGCCAAGGACCTGATCCTCGCCGTCATCGGCATGGTCGGCACCGCCGGCGGCACCGGACACGTCATCGAGTATGCGGGCGATGCCGTCCGCAAGCTCTCGATGGAAGGCCGGATGACGGTCTGCAACATGTCGATCGAAGCCGGCGCCAGGGCCGGGCTGATCGCCCCGGACGAGACCACCTTCGCCTATCTCGAGGGCCGCGCCATGACGCCCAAGGCCGGCGCCTGGGAGACCGCCCTCGCCTATTGGAAGACGTTGCCGTCGGATCCCAGCGCGGCTTACGCCAAGGAGGTCAGGCTCGCAGCCAAGGACGTGGCCCCGCAGGTGACCTGGGGAACCAGCCCGCAGGACGTGCTGCCGATCACCGGCAGCGTGCCCAACCCCGCCGCCGTCGCCGATCCGGCCAAGCGCGACGCCATGGAGCGCTCGCTCGCCTATATGGGCTTGGCTGCCGGCATGCGCCTCAAGGACGTCAGGATCGACAAGGTCTTCATCGGCTCCTGCACCAATGGGCGCATCGAGGATCTGCGCGCCGCGGCCAAAATCGCCGAAGGCCGCAAGGTCGCCGCCGAGGTCTATGCCATGATCGTTCCGGGATCGGGCTTGGTGAAGCTGCAGGCCGAAGCGGAGGGGCTCGATCGGATCTTCCTGGCGGCGGGATTCGATTGGCGCGAGCCGGGCTGCTCCATGTGCCTTGCCATGAACGCCGATAAGCTCGAGCCGGGCGAGCGCTGCGCCTCCACCTCGAACCGCAATTTCGAGGGTCGCCAGGGCCGCGGCGGCCGCACCCACCTCATGAGCCCGGCCATGGCGGTGGCCGCCGCCGTCACCGGCCGGCTCGCCGATGTGCGCGAGCTCATCTCCTAG